In one window of Clarias gariepinus isolate MV-2021 ecotype Netherlands chromosome 10, CGAR_prim_01v2, whole genome shotgun sequence DNA:
- the cnot1 gene encoding CCR4-NOT transcription complex subunit 1 isoform X1 yields MNLDSLSLALSQISYLVDNLTKKNYRASQQEIQHIVNRHGPEADRHLLRCLFSHVDFSGDGKSSGKDFHQTQFLIQECVSLITKPNFISTLCYAIDNPLHYQKSLKPSPHLFPQLSKVLKLSKVQEVIFALALLNSSNADLRGFAAQFVKQKLPDLLRSYVDADLGGSQEGGFQDIAIEALHLLLSHLLFGQKGSSGVGQEQIDAFLKTLCRDFPQERCPVVLAPLLYPEKRDILMDRILPDSGELAKTMMGSSLADLMQELGYGFCASVEDCRNLIMQCAPCEVTASQVARVLGMMARTHSGLTDGIALQTVSAPGSGIWSDGKDKSDSSQPHTWNVDVLIDVVKEFNPNLNFKEVTYELDHAGFMIRDSKGLHIVVHGIQKGLGQMEVFPVDLIYRPWKHAEGQLSFIQQSLISPDVFCFGLYPCHTVVIDILKAPPEDDNKEIATWKSLDLVECLLRLSEVGHYEQVKQLFSFPIKHCPDMLVLALLQISTSWHNLRNELISTLMPIFLGNHPNSAIILHYAWHGQGQSPSIRQLIMRSMAEWYMRGEQYDQAKLSRILDVAQDLKSLSMLLNSTPFAFVIDLAALASRREYLKLDKWLTDKIREHGEPFIQACVTFLKRRCPTIMGGLAPEKDQPKSAQLPPETLATMLACLQSCAGSVSQELSETILTMVANCSNVMNKARQPPPGVMPKGRAPSTSSLDAISPVDPLTAMGSLNLGGSATSHTQNMQGFPTPLSSAFSNPQSPAKAFPPLTNPNPSTAFGGISSLSSQLPGPLSSGSLSGIGSGLGMPAVSSDPFGTRKMSTPGLNPPTFQHSDLSQVWPEANQHFSKEIDDEANSYFQRIYNHPPHPTMSVDEVLEMLQRFKDSNIKREREVFNCMLRNLFEEYRFFPQYPDKELHITACLFGGIIEKGLVTYMALGLALRYVLEALRKPYGSKMYYFGIAALDRFKNRLKDYPQYCQHLASIGHFMQFPHHLQECVQYVEYGQQSRDPPVKMQGSITTPGSLALAQAQAQSQPPKPPQPGQTSTLVTTTTTTTTVAKTTTITRPTAVGFKKDMPPSINTTNIDTLLVATDQTERIVEPPENIQEKIAFIFNNLSQSNMTQKVEELKETVKEEFMPWVSQYLVMKRVSIEPNFHSLYSNFLDTLKNPEFVKMVLNETYRNIKVLLTSDKAAANFSDRSLLKNLGHWLGMITLAKNKPILYTDLELKSLLLEAYVKGQQELLYVVPFVAKVLESSLRSVVFRPQNPWTMAIMNVLAELHQEHDLKLNLKFEIEVLCKNLSLDINDLKPGNLLKDKEKLKNLEEQLSAPKKETKPPEEMLPVVTSAAPSVPAATATTATTGPPTPQFSYHDINVYALAGLAPHININSNIPLLQAHPQLKQCVRQAIERAVQELVHPVVDRSIKIAMTTCEQIVRKDFALDSEESHMRVAAHHMMRNLTAGMAMITCREPLINNITANLKNTFTAALRAPTPQQREMMDEAANRIAQDNCELACCFIQKTAVEKAGPEMDKRLATEFELRKHARQEGRRYCDPMVLTYQAERMPEQIRLKVGGVDPKQLAVYEEFARNVPGFLPSNDLSQPTGFLAQPMKQQQAWPTDDMAHIYDKCISDLEQHLHAIPPALAMNPQAQALRSLLEAVVMARNSRDGITALGLLQKAVEGLLDATSGADAELLLSYRECHLLVLKALQDSRAYGSQWCNKQITRCLIECRDEYKYNVEAVELLIRNHLVNMQQYDLHLAQSMENGLHYMAVAFAMQLVKLLLVDERSVSHITEADLFHTIETLMRTCAHSRASAPEGLPQLMDVVRSNYEAMIDRHHGGPNFMMHSGISQASEYDDPPGLREKAEYLLREWVNLYHSAAAGRDSTKAFSAFVGQMHQQGILKTDDLITRFFRLCTEMCVEISYRAQAEQQHNPAANAAIIRAKCYHNLDAFVRLIALLVKHSGEATNTVTKINLLNKVLGIVVGVLIQDHDVRQADFQQLPYHRIFIMLLLELNAPEHVLETINFQTLTAFCNTFHILRPTKAPGFVYAWLELISHRIFIARMLAHTPQQKGWPMYAQLLIDLFKFLAPFLRNVELNKPMQILYKGTLRVLLVLLHDFPEFLCDYHYGFCDVIPPNCIQLRNLILSAFPRNMRLPDPFTPNLKVDMLSEINIAPRILTNFTGVMPSQFKKDLDSYLKTRSPVTFLSELRSNLQVSNEPGNRYNIQLINALVLYVGTQAIAHIHNKGSTPSMSTITHSAHMDIFQNLAVDLDTEGRYLFLNAIANQLRYPNSHTHYFSCTMLYLFAEANAEAIQEQITRVLLERLIVNRPHPWGLLITFIELIKNPAFKFWSHDFVHCAPEIEKLFQSVAQCCMGQKQAQQVMEGTGAT; encoded by the exons ACACAATTTTTGATCCAAGAGTGTGTGTCCCTTATCACAAAGCCAAATTTTATTTCAACTCTCTGCTACGCCATTGACAATCCTCTGCACTATCAGAAg AGTTTGAAGCCATCGCCTCATTTGTTTCCTCAACTGAGTAAAGTTCTTAAACTAAGCAAAGTTCAGGAG GTGATCTTTGCCCTCGCTCTTCTGAACTCCAGTAACGCAGACCTTCGTGGGTTTG CGGCTCAGTTCGTGAAGCAGAAGCTGCCGGACCTCCTGCGCTCATACGTGGACGCCGACCTCGGAGGGAGCCAGGAAGGTGGCTTCCAGGACATTGCCATAGAGGCTCTGCACCTGCTGCTCTCTCACCTCCTGTTTGGGCAGAAAGGCTCCAGCGGAGTCGGGCAAGAACAGATCGACGCATTTCTCAAGACACTGTGCAGAG ATTTCCCGCAGGAGCGGTGCCCTGTGGTGCTTGCACCACTGCTGTACCCTGAGAAACGGGACATTCTCATGGACAGGATCTTACCAGACTCTGGGGAGTTAGCAAAGACCATGATGGGGAGTTCCCTTGCGGATCTTATGCAAGAACTCGGCTATGGCTTTTGTGCAAG tgttgaAGATTGCAGGAACTTGATCATGCAATGTGCACCATGTGAGGTGACCGCCAGCCAGGTGGCCAGAGTGCTGGGCATGATGGCTCGCACTCACTCAGGCCTTACTGATGGAATTGCACTACag ACCGTCTCGGCTCCAGGAAGCGGCATCTGGAGTGACGGGAAAGACAAAAGCGACAGCTCTCAACCACACACCTGGAATGTAGACGTTCTGATTGATGTAGTGAAAGAGTTT aacccAAATCTGAATTTCAAAGAGGTCACCTATGAGCTGGACCATGCAGGCTTCATGATCCGGGACAGTAAAGGGCTGCACATCGTAGTGCATGGTATTCAGAAAGGTCTGGGTCAGATGGAGGTCTTCCCTGTCGATCTCATCTACCGACCATGGAAGCATGCAGAGGGACAG cTTTCCTTCATCCAGCAATCCTTGATAAGTCCGGACGTGTTCTGCTTCGGTCTGTACCCCTGTCACACCGTCGTCATTGACATCCTCAAAGCTCCACCTGAGGATGACAACAAAGAGATAGCAACATG GAAAAGCCTGGACCTGGTGGAGTGTCTGCTGCGACTGTCCGAGGTGGGCCACTACGAGCAGGTAAAGCAACTGTTTAGCTTCCCCATCAAGCACTGTCCGGACATGCTCGTGCTAGCGCTGCTGCAGATCAGCACGTCCTGGCACAACCTGCGCAACGAGCTCATCTCCACGCTCATGCCCATCTTCCTGGGCAACCACCCCAACTCTGCAATCATCCTACATTACGCCTGGCACGGGCAG GGCCAGTCGCCATCCATCCGGCAGCTCATCATGCGCTCGATGGCAGAGTGGTACATGAGGGGGGAGCAGTATGACCAGGCTAAGCTCTCGCGCATTCTGGACGTGGCTCAGGACTTGAAG tCTCTATCAATGCTGCTAAATAGTACTCCGTTTGCCTTCGTTATTGATCTTGCTGCACTTGCCTCTCGCCGCGAATACCTCAAATTAGACAAATGGCTGACCGATAAAATCCGAGAGCATGGG gAGCCGTTCATTCAGGCATGCGTGACTTTCCTGAAGAGACGTTGTCCCACCATCATGGGAGGACTAGCTCCGGAAAAAGACCAGCCAAAAAGTGCACAACTGCCCCCAGAAACTTTGGCCACCATGCTGGCCTGTCTGCAGTCTTGTGCAGG GAGTGTGTCGCAAGAGCTGTCCGAGACAATCCTGACCATGGTGGCCAACTGTAGCAATGTGATGAACAAAGCTCGCCAGCCTCCACCAGGAGTCATGCCAAAGGGCCGGGCGCCAAGCACCAGCAGTCTGGACGCTATTTCCCCG GTGGACCCTCTCACTGCGATGGGCTCTCTCAATCTGGGTGGTTCAGCCACTTCCCACACGCAGAACATGCAAGGCTTCCCCACACCTCTGAGCTCGGCCTTCAGCAACCCTCAGTCCCCTGCCAAGGCCTTCCCCCCTCTGACCAACCCTAACCCCAGTACGGCCTTCGGGGGTATCAGCAGCCTCTCCTCGCAGCTCCCAG GTCCGTTGAGTTCAGGCAGCTTAAGTGGGATTGGTTCAGGCTTGGGGATGCCAGCAGTGAGCAGCGACCCGTTTGGCACACGGAAGATGAGCACACCAGGGCTGAACCCACCCACCTTCCAGCATT CTGACCTCTCTCAGGTGTGGCCCGAGGCAAACCAGCACTTTAGTAAAGAGATTGACGACGAGGCCAACAGCTACTTCCAGCGAATTTATAACCACCCCCCTCACCCCACCATGTCTGTGGATGAG gtGCTGGAGATGCTGCAGAGGTTCAAGGACTCGAACATTAAGCGGGAGCGGGAGGTGTTTAACTGCATGCTTCGCAACCTGTTTGAAGAGTACCGTTTCTTCCCTCAGTATCCAGACAAAGAGCTGCACATCACCGCCTGCCTGTTTGGGGGCATCATCGAAAAGGGCCTGGTTACCTACATGGCCCTCGGCCTCGCCCTAAGATACGTCCTGGAAGCTTTGCGCAAACCTTACGGCTCTAAAATGTATTACTTTGGCATCGCTGCTCTGGATCGGTTTAAGAACAG ATTGAAGGACTACCCACAGTATTGTCAACACTTGGCTTCCATCGGACATTTTATGCAGTTTCCTCACCATCTACAGGA gtgtgtacagtatgtcgaGTATGGACAGCAATCCCGTGACCCTCCAGTGAAGATGCAGGGCTCCATTACCACACCAGGCAGCCTGGCTTTGGCTCAGGCTCAGGCCCAGTCCCAGCCTCCTAAACCCCCTCAGCCTGGTCAAACCAGCACCCTGGTGACCActacaaccaccaccaccaccgtcGCCAaaaccaccaccatcaccagaCCCACTGCAGTAGGTTTTAAGAAGGATATGCCA CCTTCGATAAACACCACAAACATCGACACACTGCTGGTGGCTACAGACCAAACGGAACGCATCGTGGAGCCTCCGGAGAACATTCAGGAGAAGATAGCTTTCATTTTCAACAACCTGTCCCAGTCCAACATGACTCAAAAG GTTGAAGAGCTGAAGGAAACTGTGAAGGAAGAGTTCATGCCCTGGGTGTCTCAGTACCTTGTGATGAAGCGCGTCAGCATCGAGCCAAACTTTCACAGCCTGTACTCAAACTTCCTCGACACACTGAAGAATCCAGAGTTCGTCAAGATGGTTCTCAACGAAACCTACAGAAACATTAAG GTACTCCTGACCTCCGACAAGGCAGCTGCTAATTTCTCTGATCGATCCCTGCTGAAGAACTTGGGCCACTGGCTCGGCATGATCACCctggctaaaaacaaacccattCTTTACACT GATTTGGAGTTGAAATCTCTTTTACTGGAGGCTTATGTGAAAGGCCAGCAAGAGCTGCTATATGTGGTCCCTTTTGTGGCAAAGGTCCTGGAGTCCAGTCTGCGTAGTGTG GTTTTCAGACCCCAGAACCCTTGGACCATGGCCATCATGAACGTTTTGGCCGAGCTGCATCAGGAGCATGATCTGAAG CTGAACCTGAAGTTTGAGATTGAGGTGCTATGTAAGAACCTGTCTCTGGACATTAATGACCTGAAACCTGGGAACCTGCTGAAAGACAAGGAGAAGCTGAAAAATCTTGAGGAGCAGCTGTCTGCACCAAAGAAGGAAACAAAGCCGCCTGAAGAAATGCTGCCCGTAGTCACTTCAG CTGCTCCTTCAGTTCCTGCTGCCACAGCGACCACAGCCACCACAGGGCCGCCTACACCACAGTTCAGCTACCATGACATCAATGTGTATGCACTAGCAGGCCTGGCCCCGCACATTAACATCAACAGCAAT ATCCCGTTGCTGCAGGCACACCCGCAGTTGAAGCAGTGCGTGAGGCAAGCGATTGAACGCGCCGTGCAGGAGCTCGTTCACCCCGTGGTGGATCGCTCGATCAAGATCGCCATGACCACGTGCGAACAGATCGTCAGGAAGGACTTTGCTCTCGACTCTGAAGAATCGCACATGCGCGTGGCTGCTCATCACATGATGCGCAATCTGACTGCCGGAATGGCCATGATCACCTGCAGAGAGCCACTCATTAATAACATCACCGCCAATCTGAAAAACACATTCACTGCTGCCCTAAGg GCTCCGACGCCCCAGCAGAGGGAAATGATGGATGAGGCGGCTAACCGCATCGCTCAGGATAACTGCGAGCTGGCCTGCTGCTTTATTCAGAAGACTGCTGTGGAGAAAGCTGGACCAGAAATGGACAAAAGATTGGCcact GAGTTTGAACTGAGGAAACACGCTCGTCAGGAGGGCCGACGCTACTGCGACCCCATGGTGCTCACCTACCAAGCAGAGCGCATGCCGGAGCAGATCCGCCTTAAG GTGGGCGGCGTGGATCCCAAGCAGCTGGCCGTTTATGAGGAGTTTGCCCGCAACGTGCCAGGCTTCCTGCCCAGCAATGATCTTTCTCAGCCAACTGGATTCCTGGCTCAGCCTATGAAG CAGCAGCAGGCGTGGCCTACGGATGACATGGCTCATATCTACGATAAATGCATCTCTGACCTGGAACAGCACCTTCATGCCATCCCTCCAGCTTTGGCCATGAACCCACAAGCCCAGGCCCTACGCAGCCTGCTAGAGGCTGTAGTGATGGCACGGAATTCCCGCGATGGCATCACTGCACTGGGCCTGCTACAGAAG GCTGTTGAAGGTCTGTTGGATGCCACAAGCGGTGCAGATGCTGAACTGCTGTTAAGCTACAGAGAGTGCCACCTGCTGGTGCTGAAAGCGCTGCAGGACAGCCGTGCTTACGGGTCCCAGTGGTGCAACAAGCAAATCACCAG GTGCCTGATCGAGTGCCGTGATGAGTACAAGTACAATGTGGAGGCAGTGGAGCTTTTGATCAGAAATCACCTGGTCAACATGCAGCAGTATGACCTGCACCTTGCACAG tcaatGGAGAATGGCCTGCACTACATGGCAGTGGCGTTCGCTATGCAGCTGGTGAAACTGTTGCTTGTGGATGAGCGCAGCGTGAGCCACATCACTGAAGCTGACCTGTTCCACACCATCGAGACTCTGATGAGGACCTGTGCACACTCCAGAGCCAGCGCACCTGAAGG ACTGCCCCAGCTGATGGATGTTGTTCGCTCCAATTATGAGGCCATGATCGACCGTCACCACGGAGGACCCAACTTCATGATGCACTCTGGGATCTCTCAAGCGTCAGAGTACGATGATCCTCCAGGCCTGCGTGAGAAAGCGGAGTATCTGCTGAGAGAGTGGGTTAATTTGTACCACTCAGCTGCTGCTGGCAGGGACAGCACCAAAGCCTTCTCAGCATTTGTGGGCCAG ATGCATCAGCAGGGCATTCTAAAGACAGACGACCTCATCACTCGTTTCTTCCGGCTGTGCACGGAGATGTGCGTTGAAATAAGCTACCGCGCTCAGGCTGAGCAGCAGCACAACCCGGCCGCCAACGCCGCCATCATCCGCGCCAAATGCTACCACAACCTGGACGCCTTCGTCCGCCTCATCGCCCTGCTCGTCAAACACTCCGGAGAGGCCACAAATACGGTCACCAAGATCAACCTGTTAAACAAG gTGTTGGGCATCGTCGTGGGCGTGCTCATTCAGGACCATGACGTGAGGCAGGCAGATTTCCAGCAGCTGCCATACCACCGCATTTTCATCATGCTGCTGCTGGAGCTTAACGCCCCTGAACATGTGCTGGAGACCATCAACTTCCAGACCCTCACTGCCTTCTG cAACACATTTCACATCCTGAGGCCAACTAAAGCCCCTGGCTTTGTCTACGCCTGGCTGGAGCTCATCTCTCATCGAATCTTTATAGCCAGGATGCtggcacacacaccacagcagaAG GGATGGCCCATGTACGCTCAACTGCTGATCGACTTGTTCAAGTTCCTGGCCCCCTTCCTGAGGAATGTCGAGCTTAACAAACCTATGCAAATCCTCTATAAg GGCACCTTGCGGGTACTTCTGGTCCTGCTGCACGACTTCCCAGAGTTCCTGTGTGATTATCACTACGGCTTCTGTGACGTGATTCCACCCAACTGCATCCAGCTGAGAAACCTGATCCTGAGTGCCTTCCCCCGAAACATGAGGCTTCCGGACCCCTTCACTCCCAACCTCAAG GTGGACATGCTGAGTGAGATTAACATCGCTCCACGCATTCTCACCAACTTCACCGGTGTGATGCCCTCTCAGTTTAAGAAGGATCTGGACTCGTACCTGAAGACTCGCTCGCCAGTCACTTTTCTCTCCGAGCTACGCAGCAACTTGCAG GTGTCCAACGAGCCGGGAAACCGTTACAACATCCAGCTGATCAACGCTCTGGTGCTGTACGTAGGCACGCAGGCCATCGCCCACATCCACAACAAGGGCAGCACACCCTCCATGAGCACCATCACCCACTCGGCACACATGGACATCTTCCAAAACCTCGCCGTGGACCTGGACACCGAGG GCCGCTACCTGTTCCTGAACGCGATAGCCAATCAGCTGCGTTACCCGAACAGCCACACGCACTACTTCAGCTGCACCATGCTCTACCTGTTCGCCGAAGCCAACGCAGAGGCCATTCAGGAGCAGATCACTCG TGTACTACTGGAGAGACTGATCGTGAACAGGCCGCACCCCTGGGGACTCCTCATTACCTTCATCGAGCTGATCAAGAATCCTGCCTTTAAATTCTGGAGCCACGACTTTGTGCACTGCGCACCGGAGATCGAGAA GCTGTTCCAGTCTGTGGCTCAGTGCTGCATGGGACAGAAACAGGCCCAGCAGGTGATGGAGGGTACCGGTGCCACTTAG